The Bacillota bacterium genome has a window encoding:
- a CDS encoding ComF family protein, which produces MLEFVERLIFPPKCIFCSELLGYKVEMEICSKCFNKIPLITDHLAFVEEFMHGTDPGSTWFDGVFCVCEYSGIIKEAIMRYKYFGKYSYYRAFANLMADMLKTMINVAEFDIIISVPLHKQRERRRGYNQSLLISKELGKIIGIPDKSGLLTRLRYTDTQSLLHKNERYLNVKGAFKVTNEKEVEGKVILLIDDVLTTGYTLNECSRMLKKAGAREVYAAVIAAALHI; this is translated from the coding sequence ATTCTTGAATTTGTAGAAAGGCTGATTTTTCCGCCTAAATGTATATTTTGCTCAGAATTGTTGGGATATAAGGTTGAAATGGAAATATGCAGCAAATGTTTTAACAAAATACCGTTAATAACTGACCATTTGGCTTTTGTAGAGGAGTTTATGCATGGTACTGATCCTGGATCTACATGGTTTGACGGAGTATTTTGCGTATGTGAATATAGTGGAATTATTAAAGAGGCAATAATGAGATACAAGTACTTTGGGAAATACTCTTATTACAGGGCTTTTGCAAACCTTATGGCCGATATGTTAAAGACAATGATAAACGTAGCGGAATTTGATATAATAATTAGTGTGCCTTTACATAAACAAAGGGAAAGGAGGAGAGGATATAATCAATCTCTGCTTATATCCAAAGAATTGGGCAAGATTATTGGTATACCTGATAAATCCGGACTTCTGACAAGATTGAGATATACAGATACCCAGAGCCTTCTCCATAAAAACGAAAGGTACCTTAATGTAAAAGGTGCCTTTAAGGTAACTAATGAAAAGGAAGTGGAGGGTAAGGTTATTTTACTTATTGATGATGTACTAACTACAGGCTATACTCTGAACGAATGCAGCAGGATGCTTAAAAAAGCCGGTGCAAGAGAAGTTTATGCTGCGGTTATTGCAGCAGCTTTACATATATAA
- a CDS encoding MerR family transcriptional regulator: protein MAELKNCKRCGKLFNYIGGIPICPACKDEEEADFQKIKKYLYENPGASISQVASDLNMGIDKIKKFLREGRLEIIGDDGIPILRCEKCGEPIKTGRFCDECSRSMSTEFSMAANKMKGKKSFQGERPSVGMRYLSVGDKKKEK, encoded by the coding sequence ATGGCTGAATTGAAAAATTGCAAAAGGTGCGGGAAATTGTTCAACTACATTGGAGGTATCCCCATATGCCCTGCTTGTAAAGATGAGGAGGAAGCGGATTTCCAAAAGATAAAGAAATATCTTTATGAAAATCCGGGGGCATCCATTTCCCAGGTTGCCAGTGACCTTAATATGGGAATAGATAAAATAAAAAAGTTTTTACGGGAGGGAAGGTTGGAGATTATTGGGGATGATGGGATACCCATACTGCGATGTGAAAAATGCGGTGAACCTATAAAAACCGGTAGGTTCTGTGATGAATGCAGCCGAAGTATGTCTACGGAGTTTTCAATGGCAGCAAATAAAATGAAGGGTAAAAAATCTTTTCAAGGGGAACGTCCCAGTGTTGGGATGAGGTACCTATCAGTGGGGGATAAGAAAAAAGAAAAATAA
- the flgM gene encoding flagellar biosynthesis anti-sigma factor FlgM — MKIWGDISGIPGIYGKNKSVNKIREITEVKPKKDVVSISDKAKDYQLAMKYLKDIPDIRKDKVEEIEKKLHLGNYNVKGSEIAEKIIKSVFDKKV, encoded by the coding sequence ATGAAAATATGGGGAGATATTTCCGGTATCCCCGGGATATACGGTAAGAATAAGAGTGTGAATAAAATAAGAGAAATTACGGAAGTAAAGCCTAAAAAGGATGTAGTATCAATATCCGATAAAGCTAAAGATTATCAATTGGCCATGAAGTATTTAAAAGACATCCCTGACATTCGGAAGGATAAAGTGGAAGAAATTGAAAAAAAACTACACTTAGGGAATTATAATGTAAAGGGAAGCGAAATAGCCGAAAAAATTATAAAATCGGTTTTTGATAAAAAAGTGTAG
- a CDS encoding flagellar protein FlgN, which yields MLDSQLVERLSDVLEKEDEIYCSFLDLSRQKTEVIINGNVAELENITKNEQVLVNRIGKLEGMREQIVAEIASYIQVAPSALTITSIIEKLDTVQREKLKKTKESIINTVEEIKKINQLNKTLINNSLEYIDFSINLMTSANSRGVKYRKDGKEGNGEHYSLFDVKL from the coding sequence ATGTTGGACTCTCAGTTGGTGGAAAGACTTTCTGATGTCCTTGAAAAAGAGGATGAGATCTATTGTAGTTTCCTGGATCTATCAAGGCAAAAGACTGAAGTTATTATAAATGGCAACGTGGCGGAATTGGAAAATATCACAAAAAACGAGCAGGTTCTGGTTAACAGGATAGGGAAACTTGAAGGAATGAGGGAACAGATTGTAGCAGAAATAGCTTCGTATATACAGGTAGCTCCTTCTGCTCTTACCATTACGTCAATTATAGAAAAGCTGGATACAGTACAGCGAGAAAAACTTAAAAAGACAAAAGAAAGTATTATAAATACCGTTGAAGAAATTAAAAAAATAAACCAGTTGAATAAAACTTTGATAAATAATTCACTGGAATATATAGATTTTTCAATAAACCTTATGACTTCAGCAAACAGCCGGGGTGTTAAGTATAGAAAAGATGGAAAAGAGGGAAATGGAGAGCATTACAGCCTTTTTGACGTAAAGTTATAG
- the flgK gene encoding flagellar hook-associated protein FlgK has translation MAVGFGSYEIAKSGLFVNERALNVTGHNISNLNTPGYVRQQAMIANAPYQTLQGKSGLYQLGLGADVQQIRQIRNRFLDIMYRKENMSFGYWEAKYKTIQDIEAILGDPMKEGLQSVMNQFWDSWHELAKEPESLTVRAIVRQRGETLINTVNHIGEQLDKLQRDLTSEISVRVNEINNITSQIAQLNAVIYKYEVSGGTANDYRDQRNLLADRLTRLVNAEITETPEGYFLVTIGGYAVVNREKSTKLYVEEGMGNGIMGLPKPIIKLEGSEITSPLKSGTLKGLIDSISEVEETREMLNNLISAMVSEINKLHRSGKTMGQPPEDGDDFFKPIKNGLPMVLGNIKLNDNLADLNNIVASNMEKSGDNTIALKISNLRNEPLIPDETGILSIDEYYQSIISKIGQKGDQAASIAENQYNLLMAADAKREALSGVSLDEEMTHMMRFKFAYDASSRAFNAIDEMMETIINRMGLVGR, from the coding sequence ATGGCAGTTGGATTTGGAAGTTATGAAATAGCAAAATCAGGTTTGTTTGTAAATGAACGGGCCCTTAATGTAACAGGCCATAACATATCAAACTTGAATACGCCGGGCTATGTAAGGCAACAGGCGATGATTGCGAATGCACCGTACCAAACACTCCAAGGTAAAAGCGGCCTGTACCAGTTGGGCTTAGGGGCTGATGTACAGCAGATAAGACAAATAAGGAACCGCTTTCTTGACATCATGTACAGGAAGGAAAACATGTCTTTTGGTTACTGGGAGGCCAAGTATAAAACAATCCAGGACATAGAGGCCATATTGGGTGATCCTATGAAAGAAGGACTACAGAGTGTTATGAACCAGTTTTGGGATTCATGGCATGAACTGGCCAAAGAACCTGAGAGTTTAACAGTAAGGGCTATAGTAAGGCAGAGGGGAGAAACATTGATAAACACCGTCAACCATATAGGAGAACAGTTGGACAAGTTACAAAGGGATTTAACCTCGGAGATTAGTGTACGCGTTAATGAAATAAATAATATAACTTCACAAATAGCTCAACTTAATGCTGTTATTTATAAGTACGAGGTATCAGGGGGTACCGCTAATGATTACAGAGACCAAAGAAATCTTCTTGCAGACAGGTTAACAAGGCTTGTAAATGCGGAAATAACTGAAACACCGGAAGGTTATTTCCTTGTGACAATTGGAGGTTATGCAGTAGTAAACAGAGAAAAGAGTACCAAGCTATATGTGGAAGAGGGTATGGGGAACGGAATAATGGGCCTGCCAAAGCCAATAATAAAGCTGGAAGGCTCAGAAATAACATCTCCCTTGAAGAGTGGAACTTTAAAAGGATTGATAGATTCAATAAGTGAAGTTGAAGAAACAAGAGAAATGCTGAACAACTTGATTAGTGCCATGGTTTCAGAAATTAATAAACTGCATAGAAGCGGGAAGACCATGGGACAACCTCCGGAAGATGGGGATGACTTCTTTAAGCCGATTAAAAATGGATTACCTATGGTTCTGGGAAATATTAAGCTAAATGATAACCTAGCGGACTTGAACAATATTGTGGCATCAAATATGGAAAAATCAGGGGATAATACTATAGCATTAAAGATTTCAAACTTAAGGAATGAGCCTTTAATTCCGGATGAGACGGGAATATTAAGCATTGATGAATATTATCAGAGTATAATTTCAAAAATCGGACAGAAGGGAGACCAGGCTGCAAGTATCGCTGAGAACCAATATAACCTGCTTATGGCAGCTGATGCCAAAAGGGAGGCTCTTTCAGGAGTTTCCTTAGACGAAGAAATGACGCATATGATGAGGTTTAAATTTGCATATGACGCTTCTTCAAGGGCGTTTAATGCTATAGATGAAATGATGGAAACAATTATTAACCGTATGGGTTTAGTTGGAAGATAA
- the flgK gene encoding flagellar hook-associated protein FlgK, with protein sequence MSGSFFGFNTAVRGLFTAQKHLDIINHNINNVNTPGYSRQKATQVAARPYPLPGIAGMIGTGSEIVSINRIRDEYLDYKYWSENKAYGEWSAKMELLADMEVTFNEPSESGFTTIMNEFFNALQELLKDASSAPNRTLVQQKGVTLAKYFNSMANHFEKLQADVNQRIRLKVEEINSLAVQIQQLNKQIYTAELDGSVANDLRDRRTLLVDELSKIVNIEANEVITGKMPNGMPEKHFIITINGKSLVNHFNVTQLKLTRRDDTMKLNEEDIPDLYEISWEDGNKFEAKGGELKGYLDIRDGNDGMLGIDGKTASPNFKGIPYYIRQMNTFVRIFAMAFNEGYIDKNGDGVIDPGEDGIGHADGYGLDPDGDGALSAKTGIRFFTIIGDDGKPLDSEAFIDGAGDISSIIERYKNVTAKNFTISRDVLEDYNNIATSDVEGEVGNIKVLYELIKMRHNTSMFAEGAPEDFMKSLIATLGIDSQQAVRHSENRENIIKQIENRRLAYSGVSLDEEMADMVRYQHAYNAAARMIVTMSEVYDTLINKLGV encoded by the coding sequence ATGAGCGGATCCTTTTTCGGGTTTAATACTGCAGTAAGGGGGCTTTTTACCGCCCAAAAACATCTTGATATAATCAATCATAATATAAACAATGTGAATACTCCAGGGTATTCCAGGCAAAAAGCGACACAAGTTGCTGCTAGACCCTATCCTCTACCGGGAATTGCCGGTATGATAGGTACGGGTTCTGAAATTGTTTCAATAAACAGGATAAGGGATGAGTACTTAGATTACAAGTATTGGAGTGAAAACAAGGCTTATGGAGAATGGTCAGCCAAAATGGAACTTCTTGCAGATATGGAAGTTACTTTTAATGAGCCCTCTGAAAGTGGTTTTACCACTATAATGAACGAGTTTTTCAATGCACTTCAGGAACTGTTAAAAGACGCTTCATCTGCGCCAAATAGGACTTTGGTACAGCAGAAAGGAGTCACCCTGGCAAAATATTTCAACAGTATGGCTAACCATTTTGAAAAACTTCAAGCTGATGTTAACCAGAGGATAAGGCTTAAGGTTGAAGAAATAAACTCGCTCGCAGTGCAGATTCAGCAGTTGAACAAGCAAATCTATACAGCAGAGCTGGATGGAAGCGTAGCCAATGATTTAAGGGATAGAAGGACCCTTTTGGTTGATGAGTTGTCTAAAATAGTAAATATTGAGGCAAATGAGGTAATCACAGGCAAAATGCCCAACGGAATGCCTGAAAAGCATTTTATTATTACTATAAACGGCAAATCTCTTGTAAATCACTTTAATGTGACTCAATTGAAGCTAACCCGCAGAGATGATACCATGAAACTGAATGAGGAGGATATCCCGGATTTGTATGAAATAAGCTGGGAAGACGGAAACAAGTTTGAGGCAAAAGGCGGTGAATTGAAAGGGTACCTTGATATAAGAGACGGTAATGACGGAATGCTGGGAATTGACGGAAAAACTGCCAGCCCTAATTTTAAAGGAATTCCCTATTACATAAGGCAGATGAATACCTTTGTAAGGATATTTGCAATGGCTTTTAACGAGGGCTATATTGATAAAAACGGTGACGGTGTAATTGACCCTGGCGAAGATGGAATAGGACATGCAGACGGGTACGGTTTGGATCCTGATGGTGACGGAGCTCTTTCGGCTAAGACAGGTATCAGGTTTTTTACAATAATAGGCGATGACGGAAAACCCCTTGATAGTGAAGCTTTTATTGATGGGGCAGGGGATATTTCCAGTATAATAGAAAGGTATAAGAATGTAACTGCCAAGAATTTTACTATAAGCAGAGATGTATTGGAGGATTATAACAATATTGCCACTTCAGATGTTGAGGGTGAAGTTGGCAATATAAAGGTGCTTTATGAACTTATTAAAATGAGGCACAATACCAGTATGTTTGCAGAAGGGGCACCGGAAGATTTTATGAAGTCACTTATAGCAACCCTTGGCATAGATTCACAGCAGGCAGTAAGGCATTCCGAGAATAGGGAGAACATTATAAAACAGATAGAAAACAGGAGGCTTGCGTATTCAGGTGTATCACTGGATGAAGAAATGGCTGATATGGTAAGATACCAGCACGCATACAATGCAGCAGCAAGGATGATTGTAACAATGAGCGAAGTTTATGATACCTTAATAAACAAGCTTGGGGTGTAA